From Pseudomonas sp. LS1212, the proteins below share one genomic window:
- a CDS encoding ABC transporter ATP-binding protein, translated as MSEVNSSAGAGEVLVSFRGVQKSYDGENLIVKDLNLDIRKGEFLTLLGPSGSGKTTSLMMLAGFETPTAGEILLAGKAINNVPPHKRDIGMVFQNYALFPHMTVSENLAFPLTVRGLSKTDVSERVKRVLNMVQLDAFAQRYPGQLSGGQQQRVALARALVFEPQLVLMDEPLGALDKQLREHMQMEIKHLHQRLGLTVVYVTHDQGEALTMSDRVAVFHQGEIQQIADPRSLYEEPKNTFVANFIGENNRISGRLLSQDGERCVVGLARGEKVEALAVNVGAPGEAVTLSIRPERVRLNGHSESCINRFSGRVEEFIYLGDHVRVRMEVCGKSDFFVKQPIAELDPALAVGDVVPLGWQVEHARALDPLEAV; from the coding sequence ATGAGCGAGGTGAATTCGAGCGCTGGGGCAGGCGAGGTACTGGTCAGCTTTCGTGGCGTGCAAAAGAGCTACGACGGTGAAAATCTGATCGTCAAAGACCTCAACCTGGACATTCGCAAAGGCGAGTTTCTCACCTTGCTGGGGCCTTCGGGTTCGGGCAAGACCACCAGCCTGATGATGTTGGCAGGTTTCGAGACCCCCACCGCCGGCGAAATTCTGTTGGCCGGCAAGGCCATCAATAATGTGCCGCCGCACAAGCGCGACATCGGCATGGTGTTTCAGAACTATGCATTGTTCCCGCACATGACGGTGTCCGAGAACCTGGCCTTTCCGTTGACGGTACGTGGCCTGAGCAAGACCGACGTCAGCGAGCGGGTCAAGCGCGTCCTGAACATGGTCCAGCTCGACGCTTTTGCCCAGCGCTATCCGGGCCAACTCTCCGGTGGTCAGCAACAGCGCGTGGCCCTGGCCCGTGCATTGGTGTTCGAACCGCAACTGGTGCTGATGGATGAGCCGCTGGGCGCGCTGGACAAACAACTGCGTGAACACATGCAGATGGAAATCAAACACCTGCACCAGCGCCTGGGCTTGACCGTGGTCTACGTGACGCACGACCAGGGCGAAGCCTTGACCATGTCCGACCGGGTAGCCGTATTCCACCAGGGCGAGATCCAGCAGATCGCCGACCCGCGCTCCTTGTACGAAGAGCCGAAGAACACCTTCGTTGCCAACTTCATCGGTGAGAACAACCGCATCAGTGGCCGCCTGCTCAGTCAGGACGGTGAGCGTTGCGTCGTGGGCCTTGCCCGTGGCGAAAAAGTCGAAGCGTTGGCGGTCAATGTCGGCGCACCGGGTGAGGCGGTGACCCTGTCGATTCGCCCTGAGCGCGTGCGCCTCAATGGCCACAGCGAAAGCTGCATCAACCGATTCTCGGGACGTGTTGAAGAGTTCATCTACCTGGGCGACCACGTACGTGTGCGCATGGAAGTGTGCGGCAAGTCCGACTTTTTCGTGAAACAGCCAATCGCCGAGCTCGATCCGGCCCTGGCCGTGGGCGATGTGGTCCCGCTTGGCTGGCAGGTCGAGCACGCTCGTGCGCTTGATCCGTTAGAGGCTGTTTGA
- a CDS encoding response regulator transcription factor yields MIRVLVAEDHTIVREGIKQLIGLAKDLIVAGEACNGEQLLDTLRHTECEVVLLDISMPGVNGLEAIPRIRAMNNPPAILVLSMHDEAQMAARALKVGAAGYATKDSDPALLLTAIRRVAGGGRYIDPDLADRMVFEVGLTDSRPLHSLLSEREFSVFERLAQGANVNDIAQQLALSNKTISTHKARLMQKLNVNSLAELIKYAMEHKLV; encoded by the coding sequence GTGATCCGTGTACTCGTGGCCGAAGACCACACCATTGTTCGAGAAGGCATCAAACAGTTGATCGGTCTGGCCAAGGACCTGATCGTGGCGGGGGAGGCCTGCAATGGCGAACAACTGCTCGATACCCTGCGCCATACCGAATGCGAAGTGGTCCTGCTGGATATTTCCATGCCCGGGGTCAATGGCCTGGAGGCGATTCCGCGTATTCGGGCGATGAACAATCCGCCGGCGATTCTGGTGTTGTCGATGCACGATGAGGCGCAAATGGCCGCTCGCGCATTGAAAGTCGGCGCGGCCGGTTACGCAACCAAAGACAGTGACCCGGCCCTGTTGCTGACAGCCATTCGTCGGGTCGCGGGCGGTGGGCGCTATATTGACCCGGACCTGGCCGACAGGATGGTGTTCGAGGTGGGCCTGACCGACTCGCGCCCTCTGCATTCGCTGCTTTCCGAGCGTGAGTTTTCGGTGTTCGAGCGCCTGGCTCAAGGCGCGAACGTCAATGACATCGCCCAACAACTGGCGCTGAGCAACAAGACCATCAGCACCCACAAGGCGCGCCTGATGCAGAAGCTCAATGTCAATTCGCTGGCCGAGCTGATCAAGTATGCGATGGAGCACAAGCTCGTATGA